The Methylomagnum ishizawai genome has a window encoding:
- the rng gene encoding ribonuclease G — protein sequence MSDEILINVTPPETRVAIVENGVLQEVLIERQRRRGLVGNIYKGKICRILPGMQAAFVDIGLERAAFLHISDLNSQDKERAVHDQIELAFRDGQELIVQVVKDPLGAKGARLTTEISIPSVYEVYMPYAKNCGVSQRIECDRERARLRHCVEAFQKEHSTGGFIARTAAEGSDEAAIRADMLFLLKLWNSISQRSKTAKPKTLLHEDLPLSMRVLRDMHRAKVEKVRVDSRETYGRIVKFAKEFVPELAPLLEHYSGERPLFDLYGVEDEIQKALERRVALKSGGYLILDQTEAMTTIDVNTGGFVGGRNLEETIFKTNLEAAQAIARQLRLRNLGGIIIIDFIDMRDEEHRFQVLHSLQKSLEKDHAKNTICEVSALGLVEMTRKRTRESLEHILCEPCPTCGGRGVLKTAETVCLEIFREIIREVRQYNVQELLVLASNEVVERLLDEEADPLSELETFLGVRIKFRAESQYTQEQYDVVLL from the coding sequence ATGAGCGACGAAATCCTCATCAACGTCACCCCCCCGGAAACCCGCGTCGCCATCGTCGAGAACGGCGTCCTCCAGGAAGTCCTGATCGAACGCCAGCGCCGCCGCGGCCTGGTCGGCAATATCTACAAGGGCAAGATTTGCCGCATCCTGCCGGGGATGCAAGCGGCCTTTGTCGATATCGGGCTGGAACGCGCCGCCTTCCTGCATATCTCCGACCTCAACAGCCAGGACAAGGAGCGCGCCGTCCACGACCAGATCGAACTGGCCTTCCGCGACGGCCAGGAATTGATCGTGCAGGTGGTGAAGGACCCGCTCGGGGCCAAGGGCGCGCGGCTCACCACCGAAATCTCCATCCCCTCGGTGTACGAGGTCTACATGCCCTACGCCAAGAATTGCGGCGTGTCCCAGCGCATCGAATGCGACCGCGAGCGGGCGCGGCTGCGCCATTGCGTGGAGGCGTTCCAGAAGGAACACAGCACCGGCGGCTTCATCGCCCGCACCGCCGCCGAAGGCAGCGACGAAGCGGCGATCCGGGCCGACATGCTGTTCCTGCTCAAGCTGTGGAACTCCATTTCCCAGCGCAGCAAGACCGCCAAGCCCAAGACCCTGCTGCACGAAGACCTGCCCCTGAGCATGCGCGTCCTCCGCGACATGCACCGCGCCAAGGTGGAGAAGGTCCGGGTCGATTCCAGGGAAACCTATGGCCGCATCGTCAAGTTCGCCAAGGAATTCGTGCCCGAGCTGGCCCCCCTGCTGGAACATTACTCGGGCGAGCGGCCCTTGTTCGACCTCTACGGCGTCGAGGACGAAATCCAGAAAGCCCTGGAGCGCCGGGTGGCGCTCAAATCCGGCGGCTACCTGATCCTCGACCAGACCGAGGCCATGACCACCATCGACGTGAACACCGGCGGCTTCGTCGGCGGACGCAACCTGGAAGAAACCATCTTCAAGACCAACCTGGAAGCGGCCCAGGCCATCGCCCGCCAACTCCGGCTCAGGAACCTCGGCGGCATCATCATCATCGACTTCATCGATATGCGCGACGAGGAACACCGCTTCCAAGTCCTCCACAGCCTGCAAAAAAGCCTGGAGAAAGACCACGCCAAGAACACCATCTGCGAAGTCTCGGCCCTGGGCTTGGTCGAGATGACCCGCAAGCGCACCCGCGAGAGCCTGGAACACATCCTGTGCGAACCCTGCCCCACCTGCGGCGGGCGCGGCGTCCTCAAGACGGCGGAAACCGTGTGCCTGGAAATCTTCCGCGAAATCATCCGCGAGGTGCGCCAGTACAATGTGCAGGAATTGCTGGTCCTGGCCTCGAACGAAGTGGTCGAGCGCCTATTGGACGAGGAAGCCGATCCCCTGTCGGAACTGGAAACCTTCCTGGGCGTCAGGATCAAATTCCGCGCCGAATCCCAGTACACCCAGGAACAATACGATGTAGTCCTGCTGTGA
- a CDS encoding PAS domain S-box protein — translation MESGPACDIVSNFRAILDTVADGVIVIDEAGTMHWFNPAAERLFGYHRDEVMGHNVSLLMPEPDRSRHDGYLADYLRTGIKKIIGVGREVQGRRKDGSLFPMYLSIGEQRQGDQRLFVGIVHDLTRRKQAEAAQRRDHEALRESEARFSQVADMVGEWLWEQDAAGRYLYCSNAVESILGYRPEDVLGRSYLDLMTFEDRRHWSEGVPPQGRNARPFQRLVNRYRHRDGHEVFTESTGMPIFDEAGRLLRWRGVDLDITAHKRFEDALRLRERAIEAASVGIAIADARQDDYPNLYVNPALVRITGYPRGELLGQGMAMLQGPGTDPEARAAIRSALREGRVYEGVLLNYRKDGTPFWNELLLSPVRDEAGAVTHYIGVQADVTERRRAEAERQELEIAKQIQLSLLPKAPLRLPGAEIAGVCVPATHVGGDYFDYFSHDGRVDLVIADVSGHSVGAALIMTELRSTLKAELRRAHEDRAAPGPAALLGAVNAALFEDLQGAELFITLFYLRYELATRRLRFANAGHNRVLLRRRAGTGCVELDADGLILGVKREPGFEENGLVLEPGDCLLLYTDGVVESRDEQGEFFGAGRLCRWIGAYGDLAPGQLVRSLLEELRGFCGKAAFEDDISMVAMRVM, via the coding sequence GTGGAGTCCGGTCCCGCCTGCGATATCGTTTCCAATTTCCGCGCCATCCTCGACACCGTCGCCGACGGCGTGATCGTCATCGACGAGGCCGGGACCATGCATTGGTTCAACCCGGCGGCGGAGCGCCTGTTCGGCTACCACCGCGACGAGGTCATGGGCCACAACGTCAGCCTGTTGATGCCCGAGCCCGACCGTTCCCGCCACGACGGTTATCTGGCCGATTACCTGCGCACCGGCATCAAGAAGATCATCGGCGTGGGGCGCGAGGTCCAGGGGCGGCGCAAGGATGGCTCGCTGTTCCCCATGTATCTTTCCATCGGCGAGCAACGCCAGGGCGATCAGCGCTTGTTCGTCGGCATCGTCCACGACCTGACCCGCCGCAAGCAGGCCGAGGCCGCCCAGCGCCGCGACCACGAGGCGCTGCGGGAGAGCGAGGCGCGGTTCAGCCAGGTCGCCGACATGGTGGGCGAATGGCTGTGGGAACAGGACGCCGCCGGGCGTTATCTCTATTGCAGCAACGCGGTGGAGAGCATCCTGGGCTACCGGCCCGAGGATGTCCTGGGCCGTTCCTACCTGGACCTGATGACCTTCGAGGACCGCCGGCACTGGTCGGAAGGCGTGCCACCGCAGGGGCGCAACGCCCGCCCCTTCCAGCGCCTGGTCAACCGCTACCGCCACCGCGACGGGCACGAGGTATTCACCGAGTCGACCGGCATGCCCATCTTCGACGAGGCCGGGCGCTTGCTGCGCTGGCGCGGCGTAGACCTGGACATCACCGCCCACAAGCGTTTCGAGGATGCCCTGCGCCTCCGCGAACGCGCCATCGAGGCGGCCAGCGTGGGCATCGCCATCGCCGACGCCCGCCAGGACGATTATCCCAACCTCTATGTCAATCCGGCCCTGGTCCGCATCACCGGCTACCCCCGCGGGGAACTCCTGGGCCAGGGCATGGCGATGCTGCAAGGTCCGGGCACCGATCCTGAAGCCAGGGCGGCGATCCGGTCGGCCTTGCGCGAAGGCCGGGTCTACGAGGGCGTCCTGCTGAACTACCGCAAGGACGGCACGCCGTTCTGGAACGAATTGCTGCTATCCCCGGTGCGCGACGAGGCCGGGGCCGTGACCCATTACATCGGCGTGCAGGCCGATGTCACCGAGCGCCGCCGGGCCGAGGCCGAGCGCCAGGAATTGGAAATCGCCAAGCAAATCCAGCTTTCCCTGCTGCCCAAAGCCCCCTTGCGCCTGCCCGGTGCCGAGATCGCCGGGGTGTGCGTCCCGGCCACCCATGTCGGCGGCGATTATTTCGATTATTTCTCGCACGATGGCCGGGTGGACCTGGTGATCGCCGATGTGTCCGGCCATAGCGTCGGGGCCGCGCTCATCATGACCGAACTCCGCAGCACCCTGAAGGCCGAACTGCGCCGCGCCCACGAAGATCGGGCCGCGCCCGGTCCCGCCGCCTTGCTGGGTGCGGTCAACGCCGCCCTGTTCGAGGATTTGCAAGGGGCCGAACTCTTCATCACCCTGTTCTATCTGCGCTATGAACTCGCCACCCGCCGGCTGCGCTTCGCCAACGCCGGGCATAACCGGGTCTTGCTGCGGCGGCGGGCGGGGACGGGCTGTGTCGAACTGGATGCCGATGGCTTGATCCTGGGCGTCAAGCGCGAACCGGGCTTCGAGGAGAATGGTTTGGTGCTGGAGCCGGGGGATTGCTTGCTGCTCTACACCGACGGGGTGGTCGAGTCCCGCGACGAGCAGGGGGAGTTCTTCGGGGCCGGGCGTTTATGCCGCTGGATCGGGGCTTATGGGGATTTGGCCCCCGGACAGTTGGTCCGGTCCTTATTGGAGGAATTGCGTGGCTTTTGTGGCAAAGCCGCGTTCGAGGACGATATCAGTATGGTGGCGATGCGGGTGATGTGA
- a CDS encoding Uma2 family endonuclease: MSLAQRDDAYHTYADYLAWPETVRYELVDGVAYLMAPAPVLDHQHIAGEVYYQLRRSLAGKPCRPFIALVDVRLPKHDEADERVDTVVQPDVLVVCDPAKLDRRGVRGAPDFVVEVLSPATAGHDQVRKRRLYERSGVKEYWLVHPTDRLVIVYRLAGDEYGKPDIQELSGETPVGVLPGVAIAWDEVVSGLWPQEL; encoded by the coding sequence ATGAGCCTGGCCCAACGCGATGATGCCTACCACACCTATGCCGATTATCTGGCCTGGCCGGAAACCGTCCGTTACGAACTGGTCGACGGGGTGGCCTATCTCATGGCCCCCGCGCCGGTGCTGGATCATCAACATATCGCCGGGGAGGTCTACTATCAGCTACGCCGTAGCTTGGCCGGCAAGCCCTGCCGCCCTTTCATCGCCCTGGTGGATGTGCGCCTACCCAAGCACGACGAGGCCGACGAGCGCGTCGACACCGTGGTGCAACCGGATGTGTTGGTGGTGTGCGATCCGGCCAAGTTGGACCGGCGCGGGGTGCGCGGTGCCCCGGATTTCGTGGTGGAGGTGTTGTCGCCCGCGACGGCGGGCCACGATCAGGTGCGGAAGCGCCGCCTCTACGAGCGCTCGGGGGTGAAGGAATATTGGCTGGTCCATCCCACCGACCGCCTCGTCATCGTCTACCGCTTGGCCGGGGACGAATACGGCAAGCCGGATATCCAGGAATTGAGCGGGGAGACGCCGGTCGGGGTGTTGCCCGGCGTCGCCATCGCCTGGGACGAGGTGGTGTCGGGCCTGTGGCCGCAGGAACTTTGA
- the glcF gene encoding glycolate oxidase subunit GlcF, producing the protein MQTQLADFIKDTPAGREADAILGTCVHCGFCNAVCPTYQVLGDERDGPRGRIYLLKMMLEGQDTSARTRQHLDRCLTCRACETACPSGVEYGKLLDLGRPLIESKARRPWRERLQRLALRKFLAHPRRFGLLLWAARLARPFLPQQLKAKLPAPAPPPAPRPAKPHPRKMLILEGCVQPVLAPSINAATARVLDRLGIGLIPVAGGCCGALSHHLAAQEEARDFIRRNIDAWWPHLQRGAEAIVLTASGCGAMVKEYGHALRHDPAYADKAARVAALALDIGEILAREDLSGFKTTTPRKIAFQSPCTLQHGQKLGGLVESLLVKLGFEWVPVADGHLCCGSAGTYSLLQPELSQRLLADKLRALQAGGPDCIATANIGCLSHLQTQAGVPVRHWIELLDEPIAPGPDL; encoded by the coding sequence ATGCAAACCCAACTCGCCGACTTCATTAAGGACACCCCGGCAGGCCGGGAAGCCGACGCCATCCTGGGCACGTGCGTGCATTGCGGCTTCTGCAACGCCGTCTGTCCAACCTACCAAGTGCTGGGCGACGAACGCGACGGACCCCGCGGACGGATTTACCTGTTGAAGATGATGCTGGAAGGCCAGGACACCAGCGCCCGCACCCGCCAACACCTGGACCGCTGCCTCACCTGCCGCGCCTGCGAAACCGCCTGCCCTTCCGGCGTGGAATACGGCAAGCTGCTGGACCTGGGCCGCCCCCTGATCGAATCCAAGGCCCGGCGCCCCTGGCGCGAACGGCTGCAACGGCTGGCGCTGCGGAAGTTCCTGGCCCATCCCCGGAGGTTCGGCCTGTTGCTATGGGCGGCGCGGCTGGCGCGTCCCTTCCTGCCGCAGCAGCTCAAAGCCAAACTGCCCGCGCCCGCCCCACCGCCCGCGCCCCGCCCCGCAAAACCGCATCCCCGCAAGATGCTGATCCTCGAAGGCTGCGTGCAGCCCGTCCTGGCCCCTTCGATCAACGCCGCCACGGCGCGGGTGCTGGACCGGCTCGGCATCGGCTTGATTCCGGTCGCGGGCGGCTGTTGCGGTGCGCTGAGCCACCATCTCGCGGCGCAAGAAGAAGCCCGCGATTTCATACGGCGCAATATTGACGCCTGGTGGCCGCATCTCCAGCGCGGGGCCGAAGCCATCGTGCTGACCGCCAGCGGCTGCGGGGCCATGGTAAAAGAATACGGCCATGCCCTGCGGCACGATCCGGCCTATGCCGACAAGGCGGCGCGGGTGGCGGCGCTGGCCCTGGATATCGGCGAAATCCTGGCCCGCGAGGATTTGAGCGGCTTCAAAACCACCACGCCACGCAAGATCGCCTTCCAATCGCCCTGCACCCTGCAACATGGGCAGAAGCTGGGCGGACTGGTGGAAAGCCTGCTGGTCAAGCTGGGTTTCGAGTGGGTACCGGTGGCCGATGGGCACCTCTGTTGCGGTTCGGCGGGGACGTATTCGCTGCTGCAACCGGAACTTTCGCAACGGCTGTTGGCGGACAAGCTGCGGGCCTTGCAAGCGGGCGGACCCGATTGCATCGCCACCGCCAATATCGGCTGTCTGAGCCATCTCCAAACCCAAGCGGGCGTGCCGGTGCGGCATTGGATCGAACTGCTGGACGAGCCCATCGCACCCGGCCCGGACTTATAA
- a CDS encoding DUF2076 domain-containing protein, with the protein MNNEERRLLSEFLDQLAQVKGVAKDPDADALIAQAAAKQPDACYLLVQKALLQEQALNNARAQIADLRNQLAQAQSRPAPARSGGFLGGGDPWANAAPRPAAPTPSWGAAPPAAPQAGSGGGLGGFLGTAAATAAGIAGGAFLFQGLENLFGGHHNSGNGFFDTAGLGNDERVENVTINEYYGNDDNDAPEGGGFLDSGFDPQDDGFDAYDDNDDDSLSV; encoded by the coding sequence ATGAACAACGAAGAACGCCGATTGCTTAGCGAATTCCTCGATCAGCTCGCCCAGGTCAAGGGCGTGGCGAAAGACCCGGACGCCGACGCCCTGATCGCCCAGGCCGCCGCCAAACAACCCGACGCCTGCTATCTGCTGGTGCAGAAAGCGTTGTTGCAAGAACAGGCGCTCAACAACGCCCGCGCCCAGATCGCCGACCTCAGGAACCAACTCGCCCAGGCCCAATCGCGTCCGGCCCCGGCCCGGAGCGGCGGCTTCCTCGGCGGCGGCGACCCTTGGGCCAACGCCGCGCCGCGTCCCGCCGCGCCCACCCCGTCCTGGGGAGCCGCCCCCCCCGCGGCACCGCAAGCCGGTTCCGGCGGTGGCCTGGGCGGTTTCCTCGGCACGGCGGCGGCGACCGCAGCGGGGATCGCGGGCGGCGCGTTCCTGTTCCAAGGGCTGGAGAACCTATTCGGTGGACACCATAATTCCGGCAACGGCTTCTTCGACACGGCGGGCCTGGGCAACGACGAGCGGGTCGAAAACGTCACCATCAACGAATATTACGGCAACGACGACAACGATGCGCCGGAGGGCGGCGGCTTCCTGGACAGCGGCTTCGATCCGCAGGACGATGGCTTCGATGCCTACGACGACAACGACGACGACAGCCTAAGCGTATAA
- a CDS encoding SDR family oxidoreductase, whose protein sequence is MTTVLITGANRGLGLEFCRQYAGAGWRVLACCREPETAGALRGLADSHPQLSLHRLDLGQLGQIDALAQELADQPIDVLLSNAGVYGDSAQTGFGQLDYAAWRRVLEINLLAPVKLAEAFQSQLGLGSRKLIVALTSLMGSIADNTSGGSILYRSSKAALNAAMKSLSLELRPQGVGVLLLHPGWVKTDMGGPDAPTLPEASVAGMRRVIEAYGPGDSGRFLDFQGESLPW, encoded by the coding sequence ATGACCACCGTACTCATCACCGGGGCCAACCGTGGCCTGGGCCTGGAATTTTGCCGCCAATACGCCGGGGCGGGCTGGCGGGTATTGGCCTGTTGCCGCGAGCCGGAAACCGCCGGGGCCTTGCGCGGCTTGGCTGACAGCCATCCGCAGCTGTCCTTGCACCGCCTGGACCTGGGCCAACTCGGCCAGATCGACGCCTTGGCCCAGGAATTGGCGGATCAACCCATCGATGTGTTGCTCAGCAACGCCGGGGTCTATGGCGATTCGGCGCAGACCGGCTTCGGCCAGCTCGATTACGCGGCCTGGCGGCGGGTGTTGGAGATCAACCTGCTGGCCCCGGTCAAGCTGGCCGAGGCGTTCCAGTCCCAACTGGGCTTGGGCTCCCGCAAGCTCATCGTCGCCCTCACCAGCCTGATGGGCAGCATCGCCGACAACACCAGCGGCGGTTCGATCCTCTACCGTTCCAGCAAGGCCGCGCTGAACGCCGCCATGAAGAGCCTGTCGCTGGAATTGCGGCCCCAGGGCGTCGGTGTCCTGTTGTTGCATCCGGGCTGGGTCAAGACCGATATGGGCGGGCCGGACGCGCCGACCCTGCCGGAGGCGAGCGTCGCCGGGATGCGGCGGGTGATCGAGGCCTACGGGCCGGGCGATAGTGGGCGGTTCCTGGATTTCCAGGGTGAATCCTTGCCTTGGTGA
- a CDS encoding CDP-archaeol synthase — protein MVLTLKLLFLLVVANGAPILLRKALQARYDWPVDGGSRYFDGRPLLGPSKTWRGVVAALPATACAAWAMGLPPGLGVSMGGAAMLGDLCSSFLKRRLGVSSSGMALGLDQVPESLFPLLVARAELGLEPGYIAGVVLAFLVLELALSRLLFWLRIREQPH, from the coding sequence ATGGTTTTGACATTGAAGCTGCTGTTTTTGCTGGTCGTGGCCAACGGTGCGCCGATCTTGCTGCGCAAGGCCCTGCAAGCCCGCTACGATTGGCCGGTGGATGGTGGGTCACGCTATTTCGATGGCCGTCCGCTGTTGGGTCCGTCCAAGACTTGGCGTGGCGTGGTCGCTGCCCTGCCGGCCACCGCGTGCGCCGCTTGGGCCATGGGCCTGCCGCCGGGCTTGGGGGTGTCGATGGGCGGCGCGGCCATGCTGGGCGATCTTTGCTCCAGTTTCCTCAAGCGCCGGCTCGGGGTGTCGTCCAGCGGCATGGCTTTGGGATTGGACCAGGTGCCGGAATCTTTGTTTCCCCTGCTCGTGGCGCGGGCCGAACTTGGGTTGGAGCCGGGCTATATCGCCGGGGTGGTGCTGGCGTTCCTGGTGTTGGAACTGGCCTTGTCGCGCCTGTTGTTTTGGTTGCGCATCCGGGAACAGCCGCACTGA
- the glcE gene encoding glycolate oxidase subunit GlcE → MNTDHSAALRDTLLAARAERRPLTIVGGGTKAFYGRHSADGHGRLDTSPHRGIVGFEPSELVLTARAGTPLAGIEALLAQHGQRLGFEPPHFGAGATLGGTVAAGLSGPRRPFAGSVRDAVLGCKILDGQGQILAFGGQVIKNVAGFDLSRLMVGALGTLGVLLEISLKVLPRPECERTLVYALDTPAALAAMTRWCREPWPVSGLAYDGGWAYLRLAGAEAAVAAAHRRLGGDPAADGPGFWEDLREQRSRFFQYPALGGTLWRLSLPPATPPLDLPGHWFYDWGGALRWLRSGADPEAVFAAAAQAGGHATRFRGGNAGDRVFQPLAPALHRLHLDLKRTFDPDGLLNPGRLHPDY, encoded by the coding sequence ATGAACACCGACCACAGCGCAGCCCTGCGCGACACCCTGCTGGCCGCCCGCGCCGAGCGCCGTCCCTTGACCATCGTGGGCGGCGGCACCAAAGCCTTCTACGGACGCCACAGCGCCGATGGCCACGGCAGGCTGGACACTTCGCCCCACCGGGGCATCGTCGGCTTCGAGCCCAGCGAACTGGTCCTCACCGCCCGCGCGGGCACGCCCCTGGCCGGGATCGAAGCCCTCTTGGCCCAACACGGCCAGAGGCTCGGTTTCGAGCCGCCACACTTCGGCGCGGGCGCGACCTTGGGCGGCACCGTCGCCGCGGGACTGTCGGGACCGCGCCGCCCGTTCGCGGGGTCGGTGCGCGATGCCGTGCTGGGCTGCAAAATCCTCGACGGCCAGGGCCAAATCCTCGCTTTCGGCGGGCAGGTCATCAAGAACGTGGCGGGCTTCGACCTGTCGCGGCTGATGGTCGGGGCGCTGGGGACGCTGGGGGTATTGCTGGAAATCTCGCTGAAGGTGCTGCCCCGGCCCGAATGCGAGCGCACCCTGGTCTACGCCCTCGACACGCCCGCGGCCCTGGCGGCGATGACCCGCTGGTGCCGCGAACCCTGGCCGGTTTCCGGGCTGGCCTACGATGGCGGTTGGGCCTACCTGCGGCTGGCGGGCGCGGAAGCGGCGGTGGCCGCCGCGCACCGCCGACTCGGCGGCGATCCCGCCGCCGATGGCCCCGGCTTCTGGGAAGATTTGCGGGAACAGCGCTCGCGCTTCTTCCAATATCCGGCCTTGGGCGGGACGCTATGGCGCTTGTCGCTGCCACCCGCCACGCCACCCTTGGACCTGCCCGGCCATTGGTTCTACGACTGGGGCGGTGCCTTGCGCTGGCTCCGGTCCGGGGCCGATCCCGAGGCCGTCTTCGCCGCCGCCGCCCAGGCGGGTGGGCACGCGACCCGGTTCCGGGGCGGAAACGCCGGGGACCGGGTATTCCAACCGCTTGCGCCCGCCCTGCACCGGCTACACCTGGACCTGAAGCGCACATTCGACCCGGACGGCCTCTTGAATCCCGGACGGCTCCACCCGGATTATTGA
- a CDS encoding exosortase system-associated protein, TIGR04073 family: MSKMPRILLLAALTALSTAAPASPPPAQAVQGARVVNAPAPPADDYGDKVRLKLASGIMNMMTGFVEVPKNMINTANNTSSYGSAFDRGGYVLWGITGGGLKGAMHMLGRTLAGLTDFVTCFVPTEPITHPAFVWQNFYTDTQYGPYFKVDSQPKPAAPAPRK; the protein is encoded by the coding sequence ATGTCGAAGATGCCAAGAATCCTGCTGCTCGCCGCGTTGACGGCGCTTTCCACCGCCGCCCCGGCCAGCCCGCCCCCGGCCCAGGCGGTCCAGGGGGCGCGGGTCGTCAACGCCCCGGCCCCGCCCGCCGACGATTATGGCGACAAGGTCCGGCTGAAGCTGGCTTCGGGCATCATGAACATGATGACCGGCTTCGTCGAGGTGCCCAAGAACATGATCAACACCGCCAACAACACCAGCAGCTACGGCAGCGCCTTCGACCGCGGCGGCTATGTGCTGTGGGGGATCACAGGCGGCGGGCTCAAGGGCGCGATGCACATGCTGGGCCGCACCTTGGCCGGCCTGACCGATTTCGTGACGTGCTTCGTGCCCACCGAACCCATCACCCATCCGGCCTTCGTCTGGCAGAATTTCTACACCGACACCCAATACGGCCCTTATTTCAAGGTCGATAGCCAGCCCAAGCCCGCCGCGCCCGCCCCCCGCAAATGA
- the rlmH gene encoding 23S rRNA (pseudouridine(1915)-N(3))-methyltransferase RlmH — MQIHLLAVGHRMPDWVVAGYEEYAKRLPRECALVLKEIAPAKRGKNADIGKLREDEGGRMLAALPRDSHVVALDLGGKDWSTPDLSQQLQRWLGNGRDVALLVGGPDGLAPACLQRAQQVWCLSRLTFPHPIVRVVVAEQIYRAWSLSQNHPYHR, encoded by the coding sequence ATGCAAATCCATCTGCTGGCCGTCGGCCACCGCATGCCCGATTGGGTCGTGGCCGGCTACGAAGAATACGCCAAGCGCCTGCCCCGCGAATGCGCCCTGGTCCTCAAGGAAATCGCCCCGGCCAAGCGCGGCAAGAATGCCGATATCGGCAAGCTGCGCGAGGACGAAGGCGGGCGGATGCTGGCCGCCCTGCCCCGCGATAGCCACGTGGTGGCCCTGGACCTCGGCGGCAAGGATTGGTCCACGCCCGACCTCTCGCAGCAATTACAGCGCTGGCTGGGGAATGGCCGCGACGTGGCGCTGCTGGTGGGCGGACCGGATGGCCTGGCCCCGGCCTGTTTGCAACGGGCGCAGCAGGTGTGGTGCCTATCGCGGCTGACTTTCCCGCATCCCATCGTGCGGGTGGTGGTGGCCGAGCAGATTTACCGGGCCTGGAGCCTGTCGCAGAACCATCCCTATCACCGCTGA
- a CDS encoding Maf family protein, giving the protein MDPTTPRLILASASPRRRELLDQIGVAHTILPAAIPEIPRPGEPPEAYVRRIAAEKSLAVWEAQDSGLAVLAADTEVVLDGEIFGKPQDSDHAAWMLARLSGREHRVLSAVSLRAAGQHWEALSISTVAFRILMPAEIAAYWASGEPQGKAGAYAIQGRGARFIRHIAGSYSGVMGLPLFETAELLEKTGFG; this is encoded by the coding sequence ATGGATCCCACCACGCCCCGCCTCATCCTCGCCTCGGCCTCGCCGCGCCGCCGCGAACTCCTGGACCAGATCGGCGTCGCCCACACCATCCTGCCCGCCGCCATTCCCGAAATCCCGCGTCCTGGCGAACCCCCGGAAGCCTATGTGCGGCGCATCGCGGCGGAGAAATCGCTGGCGGTATGGGAAGCGCAAGACTCCGGCCTCGCCGTGCTGGCGGCGGATACCGAAGTGGTGCTGGACGGGGAGATTTTCGGCAAGCCCCAGGATTCCGACCATGCCGCCTGGATGCTGGCCCGGCTGTCGGGGCGGGAACACCGGGTCTTGAGCGCGGTGTCGTTGCGGGCGGCGGGCCAACACTGGGAAGCCTTGAGCATCAGCACCGTGGCTTTCCGTATTTTGATGCCCGCCGAAATCGCGGCCTACTGGGCCAGCGGCGAACCCCAGGGCAAGGCCGGCGCCTATGCCATCCAGGGCCGGGGGGCGCGGTTCATCCGCCATATCGCGGGCAGTTATTCGGGGGTGATGGGCTTGCCCTTGTTCGAGACGGCGGAATTGTTGGAGAAAACCGGCTTCGGCTAA